A window of the Salmo trutta chromosome 25, fSalTru1.1, whole genome shotgun sequence genome harbors these coding sequences:
- the LOC115161964 gene encoding thioredoxin-related transmembrane protein 1 — protein sequence MAPLLDHKIGVVVLSSLPWRSKSNLLTCSLLLLIYLTSHPALAKPSSLKEITDGNWEDILAGEWMIEFFAPWCPACQQLQPVWNEFADWGEDMGVNMAKVDVTEQPGLSGRFIITSLPTIYHCKDGVFRRYQGARTKDDLLSFIDEKKWQGIEPVSSWFGPSSFMMNTMSALFKLSMFIRRCHNYLTEHLGIPVWGSYVIFGLATLFSGLVLGLILVFIADFVFPSRRFNSPNYYQKKQTMEQARLIQQLEEEQEADGEEDDEDDEDGEQEDVWRTASPEGRPEEVLRKRVVGNREDQDKES from the exons ATGGCGCCTTTGCTGGATCACAAAATTGGCGTCGTTGTGTTATCTTCTTTACCTTGGCGATCAAAATCAAATCTCTTGACATGTTCACTCCTTTTGCTTATTTACCTGACGTCGCATCCAGCCTTGGCCAAACCGAGCAGCCTCAAAGAGATCACTGACGGAAACTGGGAAGACATCTTGGCAGGAGAATGGATGATTGAATT TTTTGCTCCGTGGTGTCCGGCGTGCCAACAGCTCCAGCCGGTGTGGAATGAGTTTGCCGACTGGGGTGAGGACATGGGCGTCAACATGGCGAAGGTGGATGTTACTGAACAGCCTG GTTTGAGCGGGCGATTCATCATCACTTCACTTCCGACCATCTACCA ctgtaAGGATGGTGTGTTCAGGAGGTACCAGGGAGCTCGCACCAAAGATGACTTGCTAAGCTTTATTGATGAGAAGAAGTGGCAGGGCATTGAGCCCGTGTCTTCCTGGTTTGGACCATCTTCCTTCAT GATGAACACTATGTCCGCTCTCTTCAAGCTGTCAATGTTCATTAGG cgTTGCCATAACTACCTGACAGAGCATTTGGGGATTCCAGTGTGGGGCTCATATGTCATCTTTGGACTGGCCACTCTCTTCTCTGGCCTAGTCCTGGGACTG ATACTGGTGTTCATTGCAGATTTTGTCTTCCCATCACGACGATTTAACTCCCCAAACTACTACCAGA AGAAACAGACGATGGAACAAGCCAGGCTGATTCAGCAgctggaggaggagcaggaggcggACGGAGAAGAGGATGATGAGGACGATGAAGATGGAGAACAGGAAGATGTCTGGAGGACAGCGTCTCCCGAGGGGCGTCCAGAGGAGGTGCTGCGAAAGAGGGTGGTGGGCAACCGTGAAGACCAGGATAAGGAGTCCTAG